Proteins encoded in a region of the Micropterus dolomieu isolate WLL.071019.BEF.003 ecotype Adirondacks linkage group LG09, ASM2129224v1, whole genome shotgun sequence genome:
- the LOC123976921 gene encoding trace amine-associated receptor 13c-like gives METMEGAELCFQQLLNTSCRKKTQHYAENIFLNILLSCISLFTVALNLLVIISISHFRQLHTPTNLLLLSLAVSDLLVGLLLMPVLILRIGGCWFLGSFICGLYYYTSFILTSASVGNMVLISVDRYVAICDPLCYPTRVTQKRVKICVCLCWACSVFYNGVILIDFLKEPDRYNSCYGECVVVINSVTGAADVMLTFVGPIVVIIVLYMRVFVVAVSQARAMRSHIAIVKLQGSAGVTAKKSERKAARTLGVVVVVFLICFCPYFYPSLAGQDISTSVEFSIFGVWLLYCNSCLNPVVYAFFYPWFRRSIKLIVTLQILQPDSCDANVL, from the exons ATGGAGACCATGGAAGGAGCTGAACTCTGCTTTCAACAACTACTCAACACCTCTTGCAGGAAGAAAACACAGCATTATGCTGAGAACATATTTCTTAACATCCTGCTGTCTTGCATATCTTTGTTCACTGTGGCTCTCAACCTGCTGGTCATCATCTCTATCTCCCACTTCAG gCAGCTCCACACCCCCaccaacctcctcctcctctcgctGGCAGTCTCAGACTTACTTGTTGGCCTCCTGCTGATGCCAGTTCTAATCCTCCGTATTGGGGGCTGCTGGTTTTTGGGGAGCTTCATATGTGGACTATATTACTATACCTCTTTTATCCTTACATCTGCCTCAGTAGGAAACATGGTGCTCATATCAGTTGACCGATATGTGGCCATTTGTGACCCTTTGTGTTACCCCACCAGAGTCACTCAAAAAAgagttaaaatctgtgtttgtctgtgttgggCCTGTTCTGTATTCTATAATGGGGTAATACTGATTGATTTCCTGAAGGAGCCAGATAGATATAATTCCTGCTATGGAGAGTGTGTAGTTGTAATTAACTCTGTAACAGGAGCTGCTGATGTCATGTTGACCTTTGTTGGCCCCATTGTTGTCATCATAGTTCTGTATATGAGAGTATTTGTGGTGGCTGTGTCTCAAGCTCGAGCCATGAGGTCTCATATTGCCATTGTTAAACTCCAGGGCTCAGCTGGTGTAACTGCTAAGAAGTCTGAGAGAAAAGCAGCCAGAACTCTTggtgttgttgtggttgtaTTTCTAATATGTTTCTGTCCTTATTTTTATCCCTCTCTCGCAGGACAGGACATCTCAACCAGTGTGGAATTTTCAATTTTTGGGGTGTGGCTACTTTATTGCAACTCCTGTCTAAATCCAGTGGTCTATGCTTTTTTCTACCCCTGGTTTAGGAGATCTATTAAACTAATTGTTACACTTCAAATTTTGCAGCCTGACTCCTGTGATGCCAATGTACTGTAG